The Myxocyprinus asiaticus isolate MX2 ecotype Aquarium Trade chromosome 4, UBuf_Myxa_2, whole genome shotgun sequence nucleotide sequence GAGATAACATCAACAGCAAGATCATTTGCCAATCAGTTAACATATGTAATATAAGCTAAAataaagcagtggttcccaaccctgttcctggaggccccccaacactacactttttggaacttttttacactccaagacctgaactgggtgtgtcagaaaagggagatatacaaaatgtgcagtgttggggggcttcCAGGAACAGGGCTGGGAACCACTGAAAAGGACCATGATGACAGTGATAGTGACCTGTGCTTTTTTCTGTGGTGTAATTCCACGCACGTACTTCCTCACCATCATACGAGTGTGCAGCTGACGCAGAATTGCTGAGGTCTACAAACACAACAATGTCAAGCTCTCAAAAGAATTTCCCAAACTGTAATAATCATACTTTTCAAAAAGTATGCATGTATGTTGAGTGCTTTAGATTTTAGCAACAGAGAACTTGAATACCTCTGTCATGACAGGGGGAGGTGTCAGCCATGTCGTCTTGTCCAATACGGTCTTTGGTAAGTTATCTTTCAGTCTATTCAGGTAACTCTGTCGGACAAAGGCCAGGTATTCTGAGTTGTCTGTTGTTTTTGCCTCACGACGGGTCATATAGCCCTTAATAAAcctgcacagaaaaaaaaaaaaagtcataaagggtATGGCGCTTATCCCTTTAGGTTTACCCCTGGTAAACAACACTTATTAacacaaaatgtttaaatgtttcttAGAAAATCTGAGTGGTGCTTGGAGCTGCCCAGTTCTGAGTGGTTTGtatggcattgctagggtgttctaggtggttgctagggcgttgctgGGCAGTTTCTTACTGCCAAAAGTCAAAAGATCCCACTCTTTAGTCTCCATAATATGTATGGGACCCCGTTtcaatctaacccttaaaaagcaatagcacacctctcctcaataagccacatTCTTTCAGGTATATTTTATTTCCACAAAGCACAAACGTGTGAGAAATAAAAGTTTGGGGCAGAGGATATCAAAAagtatgtattatattatatattatatgatattatataaaGTATACATTTATGTCAAATATAAAGTATGAGCAGAAATCCTAAGCAAGCATAACTAATTAGCAACTACTATTACTAACTTTTTAATGACTTTGACAGCCCAGGCTCTGCGCTCTCTCTCCTTCCGTGCCTGCACCCCTCTCCAGCAGGTCTCAATTTTTGTGGCTAAGACAAATGTTGCCATAAAAGAACTTGAAAGAAACTGAATcacaaaaaaattgcaaatactGCATGTATGCTCTAATTAATAAACCTTTTGTGCAATATTCTAGACTGTCATTATATTCCATTATATACTTCACATAAATAACATCATCAAACAAATACTGTAACTCACCAGCCTCTTTCTGTTTTCTAAACTCTCCTTTGGCTCTGTAGCCTTTGTATTTGGCCTGTATCCTTGTAGCTGTAACAGCAACACAACAACACATGGTTATAATTCCATGTTAAAAAGGTGTTTCTCTCTTCTGAGGTCTCTGTTGCTTACCCAATTCATGTTTGCAGACTTCAAAAGCGTCTTCTGTGGCAAAAAGTGTCCTCGCATATCGTATGAATATCTTTGTCCTTTAGAGGGTGACACGACATGTAAAATAAAGAGGGGTTCAGTTCTGAGTGATCAAACACTGATTTCTTAGTATTTATTAACATTCTGCAAGTTAACATTAAACAGATCTCACCTGCCCATTTTATACTCATCAGGCTGGTAGCCCAAATGCTGCACCAGTGTTTCCACCCCATCTGAAGGTGCACCTCTCCAGTGGGGCCAAGTGGCAGGGCATAAAGCTTTATACCTTAAGGAACATGGCATTACCTTAGCATATTGatttcatgatttatttattttttcaggaatGTAGAAGACAACATGTCATCCATGTGTATGTGAAGGTATTCTGAGTCAGTCTACCTCTGCAGGAAGACTTCATATCTACGCCGATATGCAAATCCAGCTCGCCTGACCCTTAAGTGCTCCATTAAGCCCAGATATTTCACCTGGTGTCTCACTAGAATTTCATCAAACTTGCCTGTGATGGTACATACAGAGGCCACACATAAATTTAATTACAtcacataataaaatatgtattagaagaaaaaaatatgttcttAGCACACATATTCTTATCATAGTTTTATGCCATAGATTCTCACCTGGCTGCTTATTATCATTGGACTTGAGGCAGCGCACATACCACGCCTCCTTAGCCGTCAGAATCTCTGTCAGCCGAAGTAAACTGTTCTTGAACTGAGTGGCCACCTACAAATTCATTTCAGAATTCCAGTTAACTCTAATAGTGTCCATTTAGCTAGACCTCTGTTGAGCTGATTCACCGGAGTACATTTTGTATATTTCAGTTCCTATGTTTCAAAATAGCATATTATTATACTACTCACACTACACAATACTGCagtttgtatatactgtacatactgtgtgTACAGAGGTACAAAAAATGTTTCTCTAgcttaaaggagtcatgacataatgaatacaattttctttgatcttttaaaatatataagaggtcattgtaccaTAAAACGCAcattgtaagtttcagaactcaaaacttcctcactgCAAatagagcatttgttgaaaccaaaatgccaaaacgactcgttctctacttcctccacattgtgatgtcacactgtggtagacatttgcatctgaccgcctccacaacaacacatcaatgcctacttgaACTTATCACATCCGTAGCCCCGCTCAGTAGCGGTTTGCAGTGAAgcggcaaggagagagcaggtcagtcgagagcagagagccaatcataacagtggccgtttactgtcaagtcttaaaggagaagcagcaccaaaactgagtgtttctaacagagggtcagaatgagggtggaaaattatcatgttttacaaatacaggtaaattattattttttgtgcaaaaaacctttactaatattataagtgaatctcaagggacatattaaaataataaaaaaggcatgtcatgacccctttacgAAAACCATTTAGTATGCTATAATTTGAATCAGTCCAGGCATATGCATATTGAATTGTGTATATTTCAGTAAAGTGTAGCGTGTAGCATGCAGTACATATTGTGATATTTCTAGCGAGTCAACTCACAGTCTCAGGCCTTCTCCTGCTGTCTGCTTCAGTGGCTGGAAAGCACTCCTGTATTATCTGGTTTTTTGACTGGCGCATCACctgttacacacatacacatacacaagtcCATGATATCCCTGTTTACTGCCATTTGTAGGGCCAAAAATAAGAGAAAGCAAATTATTAAGCAACCTATTTTAAAGAGTTGTTTTCCTTTCATCCATCATGTGCACTTACATCTTTGATGTTCTTGTACAAAAGATCATTGTTTTTGTCGATAAAGCCTGTTAAAAAACGATGGGAAAAATAGATCATAGACAACACCGAAATAACTCAATATTGAGTGAATGTGAGAGCAAGTCTGACCTTTTCCTGTAGACAGGGTGTGCAGATAGGGGTTATGTTtgaaatagcatactaccatgctACTCTTACCATtactgcagtatatagtatatatacagtacacttacTTTGGAAAatttctgtatgcatagaataccCAGATGACTATTTACAGTACACAGTACAGTATATGCTATGCATTATTCACTCAGTATTAAGCAAGTATTCCATTTCGAACAGCCAGGATTTTACTGTGGCATGTCTTACCCACAACACAGTAGGTCACTTCTCCTGCATAATGGAGAAGACGAAAGTCCCCTCTCTCCAGAGTCTTACGCGTCTTCTTATCAGCCAACTTATGCCTTCAGTTCGGAAAAAAGTTCAAGAAATTGCTCTCAAAAGAACAGAATCAAATCCTAACTAAAGGATGCCTGATTTTTGCTATAGTCCATATGTGGTCTGGTAGCGTTAACAAGTATTTTAAAGGATCgttcaaaaaatgtaaatttaaattctgtcatcatttactcactgtcactgtaccaaacccatatgactttctttctttcttccatagaatacaaaaggagatcgacagaatgtaagcctcagtcaccattcactttcattgtttagacaaaatgatgcaatgaaagtgaatggtgactgaggctaacattctgcctaacttctctttttgtgttccaccgaagaaagaaattcatacgggtttggaacaacatgagggtggatgAATGATGACATGATTTTTTTAATGGTGTACAGTCCCATTAATTCTGAAAATCCTTACATCTTTGTTTGCTTAATATTCTGGAGAGGTTATTGGCACAAATTCAGTATTTCTGTGCCTGGTTGCATAAAGCACTTTAAGTGAAAATTTCCCTTAAGATCGCCCTAAAATTTCCCTTAAATTGAATGGTGTTGCAGAAGACAATCCTTAAGTTTTACTTAAGGGTCTTTATAGGTAAAACGTCATAATCccctacatatttatttttttacataagtaTTCCCTTAAGTGTTGAATAAAGCCCCTTAACTGCCATTTTCCTAAGTAAATCTTAAGGGTAGTAAAACTTCACCTTAAGTATTGGCAAAAGTTACCCGATTTTTGCAATCGGGAGAGCTTTTTAGACCATCTTAGCGATAATAAACAAGTGCATGATTACTATGGAGAATCACTATCATGAAGAAAGGCAATCTAATATCACAGCTACGTTtctacattaggggcaagtggggctaaGCCCCACCAGAGCTGGCACTGTTATGCAAATTGCATGGCatcatcatacatttattttaagaaataatatattttccgcaacttaaacatattttatgtccattatacaagaaaaaatatatattcttttgagaaattctattattattaaggtatgttgCATAAAAGCCATTTAATCGTTCTCATTTGCTATGCGTGGGGTTAAcccttcatcctcaatgttaatcaacGGATATCTGGAGAACGTCATGCGCATGTGCAACGAGCATTCAACAGTAACCTGAGGGGCTACTTTGCCTTTGCCCCTGAGCCAGTCAAAAGCTTCGATCATATTTATGTCAGGCCGAATAGACCTGCGTAGTAAACTTCATTGGTAAGGTTTAAAAGCTAATATTGTTTTGCTCTATTATGctgctggttggattagttaaagtgcaccattcatttttcaatgaattgtatgccattgtgttgaggtgttgtgttgttggtgcactggtttgtattagattacaatgACTGATAGATATTGGGAGCCTGtcgttttgattagttttgttatgctgttcattcgAGTTAGTGAGAAAATTAACgcttagtggtgttttgtgctgagattaattCATTAGGAatgtttgtgtggcatcatgATCAGAGGTTGCACTAGAAAAAAGTCTTAATTCGTCACtctctgtaaaatttctgtcatgatctatttttatcagtcatacttttttcattttataagtactagggcaCTGAGGgacgtagcatccattataatggcacataAATGACAGTAAATAGGCTTTTGTGATTTGTTGGAGGCCAGAGAAACCAATGAGATCTTGTGTGAAACTTCTACCTGTCagtcaaccgctgcactaaaattAGGTTTTTATACTTTGCCGGTTAAagtgcatacacacatgcacaagttcacagaactcCACTAAAATCatggacaattctgctctaaacatgtTGTTTGCACTTATGTTAAATGCATGCATAACTGGctgaaataatgtgttgtttttttgtgttttctttttgttattattccgtttgcactttattatcatgcattaacCCAGtgaagtaatgattgatgtatgcagttatGAAATCAGGTACCCTctactcaaaatccaaacacaaaagagatgcacaataccaggtgtaaatgatgatggtgcCAGTTAATACAGTTAATCATATCTAATAGTcatattaataccagggaataaGCAGGGCACATGTACAGCGGGaatgtgagggacaaagagtgaagtcaaaactgatgcaccaggttaaaatatttttcttgtttcttttttatctgtcaaaatgacggacagaatttggaattattcgtcaatgtttcaaagatcggttaaataattgattgttaagtgattgtttgtgccccacacaAAATAATGACCCTGAGACACCACTGACCTCACTACTCACTATCAAAGGTGTCTTCCTGAAGTGGAAACTAACTGGCCATAAAAGTAGAACTCCTCAATTAATTGCTCCGTATGATAAACTCAAGATGTTTTTTAATTcacacaggatttttttttttttttttacacaaaataagtgtttaaatctattaattttgaAGATTGTGCctgagaaacaaatgaaaatctgcCAGTGTAACCTTGcaaaataagtttaaaaaatgtttatgcgGTAATCTGCACAAACGACTGTAATTGGTGCATCcagaacagcgctgagaaaagtaacaagtACCACGTGACAATTCCGTTTACGTGCTAATTCGGAAGCGGTCGGACAAGAATTTACACATCaataatgatactgagaaacttttagtcactaaaattaaaataaaaaaacagtaaaaacaaagtaTTCTTTGTGTTAAAAATTGCTCAAATGtctatattatagatcagtggtgGGGACATGATgaacgtctccatggtaacagtagaatTTTATTATGGTAAAACCTGGCTCACTGTAGTAAATCCCTTAACGGTTTCCCTTACCTAAGAGAAGTGTCTAAGGGATTATATGCaacaccctcaagtcattccctTAGTTAAGGGGAAATAACgccttaaagaggccctattatgtgcaacatagctctttgtctgcaaagttacaaagcacaaagtccacgcaaaagagAGTTatactctcccacagacaacactgctcaagaactacaagaaatggctggattgtagtccagccatttcttccgtaaagtatcagtcactatgtaacacatttgcataatgcccgcctaagggctactttggcccgccctcaaacaaacgtagttatagctgaggccaggatgagttgggttagtgttgtcgccatgtcaagaagatgctgttttctttactgcaaaagcaaaacctctttgtttggacttccaaaggcagacgaattgaagtatcagtggttaaaatgtatttttaccactattcctcagcagtacaaccacaaccaatgccggattttcaagccGGTTACCCCTGAAAGATGGGGacgttcccactttgttgggacaatctggtgcttcagaTCACAACCTGTAggtatgtttgattatttgtggatttatctgctaccgagagttcaaatgcggagttttgtgttgtagctatggtgtacacccagtgcaaagctttaggcctctgctaacctgctaactaatgttattgtgttgaaatagttttgctaatcaacTACAGGTCCatttttacctacaattgtgtagaattatgcagattgtttgtcgttcttactatcatgaatagtgattaagtgtggagatggattcaTTTTTACAAACCACGGTAATGCTTGGTTAACTTGCTATGtaacgttattgttttggtaagggtttactattctgctgtgggccagcttttacctaaaactgtgtaacaaaatggtcgatctcagaAGTCttacataattatataattacaagctttaatgttacggccgctatccacagtagtccatggctaacttgctcactgttctccgttcatatcttgggcgaaaaaagttcggctacacctattccagcaaaagatgactaacttagatgcactacgtgtcttttacttgaagctttgttaggttcacaataatcaacagtgtacttgtaagaaagctattaaattaaaacttaccactgtgaaacatcctgctcaagtcgtgtttgcgatggtggttcgggtcgatcagcttgttcttccaaactttcattatttcattcattatcggacttgggctagagctggtacggcaaaaaaccgacgccactgttaccatagttacagtagtgtttacagctgctcaggaagactcgggagctgaaactcatTTATGCTAAGgagcgttacatttccgacacacgctctacgtggttgaccagtcacaacagactaggccagctgaccagtcAGAGCAGACTAGGCAGGAGGAAAATCAGAGCGTTTCAGCCAGAGTATGCAGAgcggggaaaagaaatgtacagtatgagaaaaataatgtgttttttgaacattaaagcatgtaaacctattctagtagacccccaaaataaaagtatgaacctgtaaattagcataatatgggctctttaagtgTTACACTTAAGGGAaaacttaaggtgctttatgcaactggGCACAGGTACTTAATTTGAATTTGATCTAGATAAAAAGTAACACAACATCACAATCTCTCTGACTCCTGTGCACTTTCAACAGGGATGTCAGTCAATAAACAGCTTAAGAGAGACAATGTAGCCAAACCAGGGGGTGAATGCTTCAGTTTCACTTACAACACAGCTTGGCTGATTCTTTGAAATTAGAGGTGTGCCATGGCAAATCAAACTGCTGATAGTTTCTAGCAGTACTGAATTAATTAAACTCTACCCAAGAAATATTAAGTTATTAACTCAATATTAATTACTAAACACTAACTCACGTTACAAAATGGGGATGATTGCCCATTTTCTCTTCAAGCTTCCTGAGAAATGTGAGATCAGTGGTGTCACCTGGTCGCAGACACTCCTCATCCTGAAATTCCAACAGCAACAATGAAGAGTAAAAACAGACAGAATATCTCTCATGCAAATGCTTCAATTGGCATCAACCAGCAATGATCAATTTCAAAAAGTGGCACAGAAGTGAAAAGGTTAGGCTATCTGGCAATCTTTCTTTCCGGTGTTTAGGTTGATGCTTGTTTGTCATTGTACTACTCATCATTCCATACCAGCACAGAAATAATTCCTCTGTGTTTCTCCTCCACCAGGTCACAGATGATTTTGTTGTTGAAGAACTGCACTGGCTCCCACTAAAACACATGGAGAAAAAATTACCTAAGAGTAATTCTAGCTTGCAATTTTAGGATATTGTGATATCTTAGTGATATCATGACAGATAGGGAGAGTTTAGGGGTCTCCAAGCAAAAATAACACGGAATCTCCTACAatgattatttaaactgtaaatatTACCAGAAGGGTTGGAATGTCAGGAGTTGTAGTGGTGTAGTTTAACCTACCCCAATTCCTTCTGCTTCATATTCCTCCTGTTCAGCCTTAAGTGTCAACTGAATGAAGAGTTGCTGTAGCTTCTCATTACAGTAGTTTATGCAAAACTGCTCAAAgctaaacacatacacatacataaagaGATTATGTACATACAAttgtttccatccatccatccatccacccatccatccattcatccatccatccatccattcatccatccatatgATATCTCACCAGCCCATATCTATCTATATGGCACTTCATTCCAAACACATACCTGTTTACACTGAATACCTCAAAGCCATAGATGTCTAGCAAGCCAATGACTGTGGTTCTGCTTGAATCCTGAACACCAAAACATGAAAGATTTCCAAGGTATAGTTTCTTCATGGTAGAATCAAGTCAAAAGCAACAACAGTATATTTCCTTCATTGTTTAAAACAAAAGAAACCAaatgtaactatttataattGCTTTTTCCGCATTCTTACCGTATTCTCCAGAGACTCATTGATCCTGTTGACCAGCCATGTGAAGGTACGACCATAGATGGCTTTGGCCAGGGCATCTCTTGCATAGACAGCATGATCTATAGTGAAGGGACTCAGGACCTGGGGACCAGAGAGACAGTTATCATAGTCCTCCTTCAGGAAAGATATTTGATAAACAGAAATCTTTCAGTAAAAAATGAACTTGATGCATGTTCATTTAAATGCATG carries:
- the LOC127439671 gene encoding unconventional myosin-Ih-like produces the protein MDLYMGVNFFELPPHIYALADNAYHTMLTEANNHFILISGESGAGKTEASKKILQYYAVSCPSTTLLDTVRDCMLMSNPVLEAFGNAKTMKNDNSSRFGKYMDIQFDSQGDAVGGHILSYLLEKSRVVHQNHGERNFHIFYQLVEGGEEDLLRHLGLEKDTKRYCYLVQGECSNVNSINDKNDWKTVKNALSVIDIDANDIEHLFGIIASVLHLGNVHFDGDNKGYAILNSNAALRWVSKLLGVHVKVLHEVLTYRKIEAKSEEVLSPFTIDHAVYARDALAKAIYGRTFTWLVNRINESLENTDSSRTTVIGLLDIYGFEVFSVNSFEQFCINYCNEKLQQLFIQLTLKAEQEEYEAEGIGWEPVQFFNNKIICDLVEEKHRGIISVLDEECLRPGDTTDLTFLRKLEEKMGNHPHFVTHKLADKKTRKTLERGDFRLLHYAGEVTYCVVGFIDKNNDLLYKNIKDVMRQSKNQIIQECFPATEADSRRRPETVATQFKNSLLRLTEILTAKEAWYVRCLKSNDNKQPGKFDEILVRHQVKYLGLMEHLRVRRAGFAYRRRYEVFLQRYKALCPATWPHWRGAPSDGVETLVQHLGYQPDEYKMGRTKIFIRYARTLFATEDAFEVCKHELATRIQAKYKGYRAKGEFRKQKEAATKIETCWRGVQARKERERRAWAVKVIKKFIKGYMTRREAKTTDNSEYLAFVRQSYLNRLKDNLPKTVLDKTTWLTPPPVMTETSAILRQLHTRMMVRKYVRGITPQKKAQLQQKVVTSAIFKGKKDSYPQSIPVPFVETRINEQDINMRVLQTIRHERIKYSVPVVKYDRNGFKPRQRQLILTQAALYLAEEAKIKQRVDFVSLKGVSVSNLGDSIMILHVACDNPKQKGDLVIQCDHLFETLTKLAILANKQNNIKVVQGSIKFEIQAGKESCVDFSTGQEHMVSKGKNGHLMVVAPRIKSR